The Urocitellus parryii isolate mUroPar1 chromosome 13, mUroPar1.hap1, whole genome shotgun sequence genome has a window encoding:
- the LOC113199304 gene encoding ribosyldihydronicotinamide dehydrogenase [quinone], with protein sequence MSDLYAMNFEPRATRKDITGDLSNPEVFSYGVEAYEAYKKNCLTSDIAEEQKKLQEADLVIFQFPLYCFSEPAILKGWMDRVLCQGFAFDITRFYDSGFFKDKLALLSLTTGGTAEMYSKAGVSGDVRYFLWPLQHGTLHFCGFKILAPQISFAPEFSSEEERKAMVASWAQQLKSIWEEEPIRCTAPWYFGE encoded by the coding sequence ATGTCTGATTTGTATGCCATGAACTTTGAGCCAAGGGCCACAAGGAAAGATATCACTGGTGACCTTTCTAATCCTGAGGTCTTCAGTTATGGGGTGGAAGCCTATGAAGCCTACAAGAAAAACTGTCTAACCAGTGACATCGCTGAGGAGCAGAAAAAGCTGCAGGAAGCTGATCTCGTGATATTCCAGTTTCCGCTGTACTGCTTCAGCGAGCCGGCTATCCTGAAGGGCTGGATGGACAGGGTGCTGTGCCAAGGGTTCGCCTTCGACATCACAAGGTTCTATGATTCTGGTTTTTTCAAGGATAAACTAGCCCTCCTTTCCTTAACCACAGGAGGCACAGCCGAGATGTACTCAAAAGCAGGGGTCAGTGGAGATGTTCGGTACTTTCTGTGGCCACTCCAGCATGGCACTTTGCACTTCTGTGGATTTAAAATTCTTGCCCCTCAGATCAGTTTTGCTCCTGAGTTTTcatcagaagaagaaagaaaagcaatggtGGCATCTTGGGCCCAACAATTAAAGAGCATCTGGGAGGAAGAGCCCATCCGCTGCACAGCCCCTTGGTATTTTGGGGAATAA